One region of Drosophila kikkawai strain 14028-0561.14 chromosome 2R, DkikHiC1v2, whole genome shotgun sequence genomic DNA includes:
- the sli gene encoding LOW QUALITY PROTEIN: protein slit (The sequence of the model RefSeq protein was modified relative to this genomic sequence to represent the inferred CDS: substituted 1 base at 1 genomic stop codon), which translates to MAAPSRTSSMPPPFRLQFLLPLLLLLPLLSHDAAVQAEPYSGGFGSSAVSSGGLGSVGIHIPGGGVGVITEARCPRVCSCSGLNVDCSHRGLTSVPRKISADVERLELQGNNLTVIYETDFQRLTKLRMLQLTDNQIHTIERNSFQDLVSLERLRLNNNRLKAIPENLVTSSANLLRLDISNNVIVTVGRRVFKGAQSLRSLQLDNNQITCLDEHAFKGLVELEILTLNNNNLTSLPHNIFGGLGRLRALRLSDNPFACDCHLSWLSRFLRSATRLAPYTRCQSPSQLKGQNVADLHDQEFKCSGLTEHAPMECGAENSCPHPCRCADGIVDCREKSLTSVPVTLPDDTTELRLEQNFITELPPKSFSSFRRLRRIDLSNNNISRIAHDALSGLKQLTTLVLYGNKIKDLPSGVFKGLGSLQLLLLNANEISCIRKDAFRDLHSLSLLSLYDNNIQSLANGTFDAMKSIKTVHLAKNPFICDCNLRWLADYLHKNPIETSGARCESPKRMHRRRIESLREEKFKCSWDELRMKLSGECRMDSDCPAMCHCEGTTVDCTGRGLKEIPRDIPLHTTELLLNDNELGRISSDGLFGRLPHLVKLELKRNQLTGIEPNAFEGASHIQELQLGENKIKEISNKMFLGLHQLKTLNLYDNQISCVMPGSFEHLNSLTSLNLASNPFNCNCHLAWFADWLRKKSLNGGAARCGAPSKVRDVQIKDLPHSEFKCTSENSEGCLGDGYCPPSCTCTGTVVRCSRNQLKEIPRGIPAETSELYLESNEIEQIHYERIRHLRALTRLDLSNNQITILSNYTFANLTKLSTLIISYNKLQCLQRHALSGLNNLRVLSLHGNRISMLPEGSFEDLKSLTHIALGSNPLYCDCGLKWFSDWIKLDYVEPGIARCAEPEQMKDKLILSTPSTSFVCRGRVRNDILAKCNACFEQPCRNQAQCVALPQREYQCLCQPGYHGKHCEFMIDACYGNPCRNNATCTVLEEGRFSCQCAPGYTGARCETNIDDCLGEIKCQNNATCIDGVESYRCECQPGFSGEFCDTKIQFCSSEFNPCANGAKCVDHFTHYSCDCQAGFHGTNCTDNIDDCQNHMCQNGGTCVDGINDYVCRCPDDYTGKYCEGHNMISMMYPQTSPCQNHECKHGVCFQPNAQGSDYLCRCHPGYTGKWCEYLTSISFVHNNSFVELEPLRTRPEANVTIVFSSAEQNGILLYDGQDAHLAVELFNGRIRVSYDVGNYPVSTMYSFEMVADGKYHAVELLAVKKNFTLRVDRGLARSIINEGSNDYLKLTTPMFLGGLPVDPAQQAYKNWQIRNLTSFKGCMKEVWINHKLVDFGNAQRQQKITPGCALLEGEQQEEEDDEQDFMDETPHIKEEPVDPCLENKCRRGSRCVPNPSARDGYQCKCKHGQRGRYCDQGEGSTEPPTVTAASTCRKEQVREYYTENDCRSRQPLKYAKCVGGCGNQCCAAKIVRRRKVRMVCSNNRKYIKNLDIVRKCGCTKKCYXLKDATTQLLERSNSSLDVSLGTGLNLTYSSSNSNDSLSHSTRDSKDVKGAEEGSVSVNAKEEEEETTELGEEDYPTEQTDGMQADLYDDTVFDEDDDDDDDGIEDDYAEEEDEEPEQLPDPKGLVSVPEEEEDMGYDEDDERIAMERPRTAKPRADEEHFVNEEGSGFGGFRSRFRPSNSFRESQLENIRKKLLTESQAVPPEAAVAVAVPSTAIDLRESSGHFANDDEDGEDGDDGVDDEFADTGENQGRGFFGSQQQQRKSGPYHRKNGNDAIKIISTPLGKVSIVYQQTDKDQNADKDAAQQQQKKPALTDFDALSPDPESSHRFPSPHPKITPVLTPDGKVALLYRGDSESSKYEPIRNLTHKFTPGKPAKEAPKAKSEDSSSSEDSVYTDSEDAEDSAGEGGAGKPSLTASTPKPLQPEIVEPPANVQPGGSFIIRPTSDSLLPMINRPLSEVLGIKKNQFQETRVRDQLPTQQPPPPLPDSDVSRSASLGGHQFLTKVNLAEFPTSGRTLQQPLIPASRDFDFSRDNTMLDERSRVRELEKQREREKEHNEATSKGATEAHTIANEQLLSKTEVINLAIVPQFDEDMERLQRLQENGGRRHHRARHRHRQQTEEELSGIHCIMQVMMGVAAVSTVFGMLGTFFKQRILDQLRMMHW; encoded by the exons ATGGCCGCGCCGTCCAGGACGTCGTCGATGCCACCACCCTTCCGGCTCCAGTTCCTGTTaccgctgctcctgcttctgccgCTACTAAGCCATGATGCGGCGGTCCAGGCGGAACCCTACTCCGGCGGCTTTGGCAGCTCAGCCGTGTCCAGCGGTGGACTGGGATCCGTGGGCATACACATACCCGGCGGCGGTGTTGGGGTCATCACGGAAGCCCGCTGCCCCAGGGTCTGCTCCTGTTCGGGATTAAATGTTGACTGTTCGCATCGTGGACTCACCTCGGTGCCCAGGAAAATCTCAGCGGATGTGGAGAGACT CGAACTGCAAGGCAATAACTTGACCGTGATATACGAGACAGATTTCCAGCGACTGACCAAGCTGCGAATGCT GCAACTGACAGACAATCAGATCCATACAATCGAGAGGAACTCCTTCCAGGACCTGGTCTCCCTGGAAAGACT ACGCCTAAACAACAATCGACTAAAGGCAATTCCTGAAAACTTAGTGACAAGTTCAGCGAATCTTTTGCGAtt GGATATATCCAACAATGTCATCGTCACGGTGGGCCGGCGCGTCTTCAAGGGAGCCCAGTCGCTGCGTAGTCTCCAGCTGGACAATAACCAGATCACGTGTCTGGACGAGCATGCCTTCAAGGGTCTCGTGGAGCTGGAGATACT CACgctgaacaacaacaacctgaCGTCGCTGCCGCACAACATCTTCGGTGGACTGGGACGATTGCGGGCTCTTAGGCTGTCGGACAATCCCTTTGCCTGCGACTGCCATCTGTCCTGGTTGTCGCGGTTCCTGCGCAGCGCCACCCGCCTGGCGCCCTACACCCGCTGCCAGTCGCCGTCGCAGCTGAAGGGCCAAAACGTGGCGGACCTGCACGACCAGGAGTTCAAATGCTCGG GTCTGACGGAGCACGCACCGATGGAATGCGGGGCGGAGAACAGCTGTCCGCACCCATGTCGCTGTGCGGACGGGATCGTCGATTGCCGTGAGAAGAGTCTGACCAGTGTGCCCGTCACCTTGCCCGACGACACCACCGAACT CCGCCTGGAGCAGAACTTCATTACGGAACTGCCGCCGAAATCGTTCTCCAGCTTTCGGCGTCTGCGACGCATCGACCtgtccaacaacaacatatCCCGGATTGCCCATGATGCTCTCAGCGGCCTAAAGCAGTTAACCACTCT TGTGCTGTATggcaataaaataaaggaTTTACCCTCGGGCGTGTTCAAAGGACTCGGCTCactgcagctgctcctgctgaaCGCCAACGAGATCTCGTGCATACGCAAGGATGCCTTCCGCGACCTCCATAGCTTGAGCCTGCTCTCGCTGTACGACAACAACATCCAGTCGCTGGCTAATGGCACATTCGACGCCATGAAGAGCATCAAAACGGT GCATCTGGCCAAGAATCCTTTCATCTGCGACTGCAATCTGCGCTGGCTGGCCGACTATTTGCACAAAAATCCCATAGAGACGAGTGGAGCCCGCTGCGAGTCACCGAAGCGGATGCATCGTCGTCGGATTGAATCGCTGCGCGAGGAGAAATTCAAAT GCTCCTGGGATGAATTGCGGATGAAGCTGTCCGGCGAGTGCCGCATGGACTCCGATTGTCCGGCAATGTGCCATTGCGAGGGCACCACCGTGGACTGTACGGGTCGCGGCCTGAAGGAGATTCCCCGAGACATTCCCCTCCACACGACCGAGTT ACTGCTTAACGACAACGAACTGGGACGCATCAGCTCCGATGGTCTGTTTGGCCGATTGCCGCATCTGGTCAAGCTGGAGCTGAAGCGAAATCAGCTCACAGGAATCGAGCCGAATGCTTTTGAAGGAGCCTCGCACATCCAGGAGCTGCAGCTGGGCGAGAATAAGATCAAGGAGATCTCGAATAAGATGTTTTTGGGACTGCATCAACTCAAGACGCT CAATTTGTACGACAATCAAATCTCATGCGTTATGCCCGGCTCCTTTGAGCATCTCAACTCGCTGACGTCGCT GAACCTTGCCTCGAATCCATTCAATTGCAATTGTCATTTGGCCTGGTTCGCGGACTGGTTGCGCAAAAAATCGCTGAACGGCGGAGCGGCACGTTGCGGTGCCCCCTCCAAAGTACGTGATGTGCAGATCAAGGACCTGCCCCACTCCGAATTCAAGTGTACCAGCGAGAACAGTGAAGGCTGCCTAGGCGATGGCTACTGCCCGCCATCCTGTACCTGCACTGGCACTGTGGTACGCTGTTCGCGGAATCAATTGAAGGAGATACCGCGTGGCATACCAGCAGAGACCTCAGAGTTGTATTTGGAGTCCAATGAGATTGAGCAGATTCACTACGAGCGGATACGACATCTTAGGGCTTTGACAAGACT CGACCTCAGCAACAACCAGATCACCATACTGTCCAACTACACCTTCGCCAATCTGACCAAGCTGTCCACCCT CATCATCTCGTACAACAAGCTGCAGTGTCTGCAGCGGCATGCGTTGTCTGGCCTGAATAACCTGCGCGTGCTCTCGCTGCACGGTAACCGCATCTCGATGCTGCCGGAGGGCTCCTTCGAGGACCTCAAGTCGTTGACCCACAT AGCCCTGGGCAGCAATCCTTTGTACTGTGACTGTGGCCTGAAATGGTTCTCCGACTGGATCAAGCTGGACTATGTGGAACCGGGTATTGCCCGCTGCGCTGAGCCGGAGCAGATGAAGGACAAGCTGATCTTGTCAACGCCCTCGACAAGCTTTGTGTGCCGCGGTCGCGTGCGCAATGATATCCTGGCCAAGTGTAATGCCTGCTTCGAGCAGCCATGCCGCAACCAGGCCCAGTGCGTGGCCCTGCCCCAGCGGGAGTACCAGTGCCTCTGCCAGCCGGGTTACCATGGCAAGCACTGCGAGTTTATGATCGATGCCTGCTATGGCAATCCCTGCAGGAATAATGCTACGTGCACCGTGCTAGAGGAGGGTCGCTTCAGCTGCCAGTGCGCCCCTGGCTATACAGGTGCCCGCTGCGAGACCAATATAGACGATTGTCTGGGCGAGATCAAGTGCCAGAATAATGCTACCTGCATAGACGGTGTGGAGTCTTACCGCTGCGAATGCCAGCCTGGGTTCAGCGGTGAGTTTTGCGACACCAAGATACAGTTTTGCAGCTCCGAGTTCAATCCCTGTGCCAATGGAGCCAAGTGCGTGGACCATTTCACCCACTACAGCTGCGACTGCCAGGCGGGTTTCCATGGCACCAACTGCACGGACAACATCGATGACTGCCAAAACCACATGTGCCAGAATGGTGGAACCTGTGTGGATGGCATCAATGACTATGTATGCCGCTGCCCGGATGACTACACGGGCAAGTACTGCGAGGGTCACAACATGATCTCCATGATGTACCCACAGACATCGCCCTGCCAGAACCACGAGTGCAAGCATGGGGTTTGTTTCCAGCCCAATGCCCAGGGCAGCGATTATCTGTGCCGCTGCCATCCGGGTTACACGGGCAAGTGGTGCGAGTATCTCACCAGCATTAGCTTCGTGCACAACAACTCCTTTGTGGAGCTGGAACCGCTGCGTACGCGTCCAGAGGCAAATGTCACCATCGTCTTTAGCAGCGCCGAGCAGAATGGCATTTTGCTGTACGACGGACAGGATGCTCACCTGGCGGTGGAGCTGTTTAATGGACGCATTCGCGTTAGCTACGATGTGGGTAACTATCCGGTGTCCACGATGTACAGCTTTGAGATGGTGGCCGATGGCAAGTACCATGCCGTAGAGCTTTTGGCTGTCAAGAAGAACTTTACTCTTCGCGTGGATCGGGGTTTGGCGCGTTCTATAATCAACGAGGGCTCCAATGACTACCTGAAGCTCACCACGCCCATGTTCCTGGGAGGACTGCCCGTGGATCCTGCTCAGCAAGCTTACAAGAACTGGCAGATCCGAAACCTCACCAGCTTCAAGGGTTGCATGAAGGAGGTTTGGATCAACCACAAGCTGGTGGACTTTGGCAATGCCCAGCGCCAGCAAAAGATCACACCTGGGTGTGCCCTGCTTGAGGGTGAGCAGCAGGAAGAGGAGGATGACGAGCAGGACTTTATGGATGAGACGCCACACATTAAAGAG GAACCTGTGGATCCCTGCCTCGAGAACAAATGCCGTCGTGGCAGCCGCTGTGTTCCAAATCCCAGCGCCAGAGATGGCTACCAGTGCAAGTGCAAGCATGGCCAGCGCGGCCGCTACTGCGATCAAGGTGAGGGCAGCACAGAGCCCCCAACAGTCACtg CGGCTAGCACCTGTCGCAAGGAGCAGGTGCGCGAGTACTACACGGAGAACGACTGCCGCTCCAGGCAGCCGTTGAAGTACGCCAAGTGTGTGGGCGGCTGCGGCAATCAGTGCTGCGCGGCCAAGATTGTGAGGCGGCGGAAG GTGCGCATGGTGTGCAGCAACAACCGCAAGTACATCAAGAACTTGGACATCGTGCGCAAGTGCGGATGCACCAAGAAATGCTACTGACTGAAAGATGCGACTACCCAATTGCTCGAGCGGAGCAATAGCAGCTTAGATGTTAGTTTAGGAACAGGTTTAAATCTAACTTATAGTAGTAGTAATAGTAACGATAGTCTTAGCCATAGCACTAGGGATAGCAAGGATGTTAAGGGGGCGGAGGAAGGGAGTGTGAGTGTGAATgcaaaggaggaggaggaggagacaaCAGAGTTGGGGGAGGAAGACTATCCCACGGAGCAAACGGATGGCATGCAGGCCGATCTCTACGACGATACCGTCTTCGATGaagacgacgatgatgatgatgatggtatCGAGGATGATTATGCAGAGGAAGAGGATGAGGAGCCCGAGCAGCTGCCCGATCCCAAGGGTCTGGTGAGTgtgccggaggaggaggaggatatGGGCTATGACGAGGATGATGAACGCATAGCCATGGAGCGTCCAAGAACGGCGAAACCGCGTGCCGATGAGGAGCACTTCGTCAACGAGGAGGGCAGCGGCTTTGGTGGCTTCCGGTCACGCTTCCGGCCGAGCAACAGCTTCCGCGAGAGCCAGCTGGAGAATATACGCAAGAAGCTGCTCACCGAGTCACAGGCCGTGCCTCCCGAGGCAGCCGTCGCGGTGGCCGTGCCGAGCACTGCGATCGATCTGCGCGAGAGCAGCGGCCACTTTGCCAACGATGACGAGGATGGCGAGGACGGCGATGACGGCGTCGATGACGAGTTTGCCGATACGGGCGAGAACCAGGGGCGCGGCTTCTTTGgctcccagcagcagcagcgcaagAGTGGTCCTTACCATCGCAAGAATGGCAATGATGCCATCAAGATTATATCGACGCCGCTGGGCAAGGTGAGCATTGTGTACCAGCAGACGGACAAGGATCAGAATGCGGACAAGGATGccgcgcagcagcagcaaaagaagCCGGCGCTTACCGACTTTGACGCCCTGTCGCCGGACCCCGAGAGCAGTCATCGCTTTCCGTCGCCACACCCCAAGATTACGCCTGTTCTGACGCCCGATGGCAAGGTGGCGCTGCTCTATCGCGGAGACTCGGAGAGCTCCAAGTACGAGCCCATTCGCAATCTCACGCACAAGTTCACGCCGGGCAAGCCGGCCAAGGAGGCGCCCAAGGCCAAGTCCGAGGATTCCTCTTCCTCGGAGGACTCTGTCTACACGGATAGCGAGGATGCAGAGGATAGTGCAGGTGAGGGGGGCGCTGGAAAACCCTCTCTCACAGCCAGCACGCCCAAGCCCTTGCAGCCGGAGATTGTGGAGCCGCCGGCTAATGTTCAGCCGGGAGGATCCTTCATCATTCGGCCCACCTCAGATTCCCTACTGCCCATGATCAACCGGCCACTGTCCGAGGTCCTGGGCATCAAGAAGAATCAGTTCCAGGAGACGCGAGTTCGGGACCAGCTGCCTACGCAGCAACCTCCGCCGCCCCTGCCGGACTCGGACGTATCCCGCAGCGCTTCACTCGGCGGACATCAGTTCCTCACCAAGGTGAACCTGGCCGAGTTTCCCACCTCGGGGCGAACGCTCCAGCAGCCGCTGATCCCCGCCAGCCGGGACTTTGACTTTAGTCGCGACAACACAATGCTGGACGAGCGGTCACGAGTGCGCGAGCTGGAGAAGCAGCGGGAACGCGaaaaagagcacaacgaggCCACCAGCAAGGGTGCCACCGAGGCGCACACAATAGCCAACGAGCAGTTGCTCTCGAAGACCGAGGTGATTAACCTGGCCATTGTGCCGCAGTTCGATGAGGATATGGAGCGACTGCAGCGGCTGCAGGAGAACGGTGGCAGGCGGCATCATAGGGCGcgtcatcgccatcgccagCAGACTGAAGAGGAGCTGTCCGGCATCCATTGCATCATGCAGGTCATGATGGGCGTGGCCGCCGTATCGACGGTCTTCGGTATGCTGGGCACCTTCTTCAAGCAGCGAATCCTCGATCAGCTGCGCATGATGCACTGGTAG
- the Rif1 gene encoding telomere-associated protein RIF1 yields the protein MDIDFGAEAGRSYHTVQLSAKEVLAAGRRQHYCNMIDLLTSSCKSSGLTSTSFTDDELVEFWLGDILPLMFDEERKIQDRAIGALAEALVALDVAAIHSARCWPSIRSEFVNKYANLIGEMRDAKNSNWHKIWTLLVQIMDEELLRGCVYINKFLAVVELGFRNPDNGVRSEAFLCWRVLIKIFAAYDELASGKRLRLLLIPLRTSQSRSSHVSGIKLRVWWYLLTCLDKELPKSFEGAVEHFLCFTFGGGTRNLPTGLAHNYQTARELALPCLVALWGVEHNEALQRLFRELRLETLALPSALMSAESLQQNWRPLLQAAVSGLKLLTQNDATEAEQLLLQLLVRNLFLAMFRLAVAPFNVACCGEIEKILLAEDASGGRVARALFNNIAGEGLAMERVSGSDQLDVLEAFLKLILKSRKEVPAAILQRSIACIFAPDRLEAGNQNEFRLLGSFAEHLMQANEEEDFEGFAVKLHVWRQVSQALSNYLRNNALEYRVAHNASLMDTWLLWPLQTLAAFAGRRSSNVFDGSFCEQWKQLLNAGHNAPERRRFVGDLKVTLTELLKSKDEPLFAELFDAYVAAVLKLGLCKETPLHKDVFALLQTVFEHPSSQQMLEACLNTLRNLVLELRQNELMVVFDSLKPTLSAGIQCWAKQKCEGGFLEEWKRAIQEKFRKLPMKSMANQVRDIFKGDDLFVIIPSVWSLNPEKLTDRQKERFAEKSDIPALYNDMSQSQDSASLKPWTPKKVVIAKSKQGELALTGDNNEAEVEVIESTPSDESEKDQGIKEQAVATPIRKKSGRKTRAQKEEEVKVKEELPIRQTRKRAVQQETEPPPPPPTPERQLRSPKKLPPPPTPQSQAAAAGKQTKALKPTPVQSEDLFPEVETEPEPEPVKKPAPAPEIQLTPPEVVPLEAVPSTQLPGSNAEAGNAVPAGETSPKKTNPTRLCNLNSPPDRKQTNNSSSPTLRPKPTGHLTGRGAQLINMIRNKKLDTAAGSPYVAMSRASQHQGTPARVLDRAEQVSTPTSELNELTGTDYTSTPIQAPPPKDLLVFSKRLPSPSASPSVSILKRKLRCESLDDMTLDSPALKRKRVSFHDPPVSVTKEYLRDTDEQRSSLKPKRCLMMEKVAQTSEARQALRRRGRLDSIIEIERFASEQTARTATTDKSLDKSSGEAAEEDAFTSLKWNDTTVTHNASHNVEQTKHMEIEPEVETVGQDLAVLDPEAALDLVVEQMPLETVLQRYFDKGELKNAGTVAKFLSTQMAANDKLKTNVLETLSENHSKDFLDHAVRENLSSVVCDRLNLNSVLDYVCAKSKISQSCRSGLLAQVPEILKSGPRSEVERLTFVQQLLLQCSPGDDQLLDLIDLLMRTRRERNSSSTSQAKAGGLASMLAGADNVAETAADSSSNL from the exons ATGGACATCGATTTCGGCGCAGAGGCGGGGCGCTCCTACCACACGGTGCAGCTCTCCGCCAAAGAAGTGCTCGCCGCTGGCCGCCGTCAGCATTATTGCAAC ATGATCGACCTGCTGACCAGCAGCTGCAAGAGCTCCGGACTGACGTCCACTTCATTCACCGACGACGAGCTGGTGGAGTTCTGGCTGGGCGACATCCTGCCGCTGATGTTCGATGAAGAGCGCAAGATACAGGATCGCGCCATTGGCGCACTGGCAGAGGCGCTGGTGGCCCTGGACGTGGCCGCCATCCACTCGGCCAGGTGCTGGCCCAGCATCCGCAGCGAATTCGTGAACAAGTATGCCAACCTCATTGGCGAGATGCGCGACGCCAAGAATTCCAACTGGCACAAGATCTGGACACTGTTGGTGCAGATCATGGACGAGGAGTTGCTGCGCGGTTGCGTGTACATCAACAAATTCCTGGCCGTTGTGGAGCTGGGCTTCCGTAACCCGGACAACGGCGTCCGCTCGGAGGCCTTTCTCTGCTGGCGTGTGCTCATCAAGATCTTCGCCGCCTACGACGAGTTGGCCTCTGGCAAGAGGCTCCGCCTGCTGCTCATCCCCTTGAGGACCTCGCAGTCGCGTTCCTCTCACGTTAGCGGCATCAAGCTGCGCGTCTGGTGGTACCTGCTCACGTGCCTGGACAAGGAGCTGCCCAAGTCCTTCGAGGGCGCCGTGGAGCACTTTCTGTGCTTCACTTTCGGCGGCGGAACGCGTAACCTGCCCACGGGTCTGGCTCACAACTACCAAACGGCCAGGGAATTGGCCCTGCCCTGCCTAGTGGCCCTTTGGGGCGTGGAGCACAATGAGGCGCTGCAGCGTTTGTTTAGGGAGCTGCGTCTGGAGACGCTCGCCCTGCCGTCGGCTCTGATGAGCGCCGAGTCGTTGCAGCAAAACTGGCGGCCCCTTCTCCAAGCCGCTGTCTCGGGGCTGAAGCTGCTCACCCAAAATGATGCCACCGAGGCGGAGCAGcttctgctgcagttgctcgtGCGGAATCTCTTCCTGGCCATGTTCCGCTTGGCCGTGGCGCCTTTTAATGTGGCCTGCTGTGGCGAGATCGAGAAGATACTCCTCGCCGAAGATGCCTCGGGCGGTCGAGTGGCGCGTGCCCTCTTCAACAACATTGCCGGCGAGGGTCTTGCCATGGAGCGTGTCTCTGGAAGCGATCAACTAGATGTTTTGGAGGCCTTCTTGAAGCTGATTCTAAAGTCCAGGAAAGAAGTGCCAGCGGCCATCCTGCAGCGCAGCATCGCCTGCATCTTCGCCCCCGATCGCCTTGAGGCGGGCAACCAGAACGAGTTCCGGCTGCTGGGCTCCTTTGCCGAGCACTTGATGCAGGccaacgaggaggaggattTCGAGGGCTTCGCCGTCAAGCTGCACGTGTGGAGGCAGGTGTCGCAGGCCTTGAGCAACTACCTGCGCAACAATGCTCTGGAATACCGCGTGGCGCACAATGCTTCGCTGATGGACACGTGGCTGCTGTGGCCTCTCCAGACCTTGGCTGCCTTTGCCGGTCGCCGGTCCAGCAACGTCTTCGATGGCTCCTTCTGCGAGCAGTGGAAGCAACTACTGAATGCGGGACACAACGCCCCGGAAAGGAGAAGATTCGTGGGTGACCTAAAGGTCACCCTGACGGAACTGTTAAAGAGCAAGGATGAGCCCCTTTTCGCTGAGCTCTTTGACGCCTATGTGGCCGCCGTGCTGAAGCTGGGTCTTTGCAAGGAGACACCCCTGCATAAGGATGTCTTTGCCCTGCTGCAGACCGTCTTTGAGCATCCGTCCTCCCAACAGATGCTCGAGGCCTGCCTGAACACGCTGCGCAACCTGGTGCTGGAGCTGCGCCAGAACGAGCTCATGGTGGTCTTTGATTCCCTGAAGCCCACGCTGTCCGCAGGCATTCAGTGCTGGGCCAAGCAGAAGTGCGAGGGCGGCTTCCTGGAGGAGTGGAAGCGGGCCATCCAGGAGAAGTTCCGTAAGCTGCCCATGAAGAGCATGGCCAATCAGGTGAGGGACATCTTCAAGGGCGACGATCTCTTTGTCATCATCCCCTCAGTGTGGAGCCTGAACCCCGAAAAGCTGACGGATCGCCAGAAGGAGCGCTTTGCCGAGAAGTCGGACATTCCGGCGTTGTACAATGACATGAGCCAGTCCCAGGACTCTGCCTCTCTCAAGCCCTGGACGCCCAAGAAGGTGGTCATTGCCAAGAGTAAACAGGGTGAGCTGGCCTTGACCGGTGACAATAATGAGGCTGAAGTGGAGGTGATCGAGAGCACACCCAGTGATGAGTCAGAGAAAGATCAAGGTATCAAGGAACAAGCTGTGGCCACGCCCATCCGCAAGAAATCCGGCCGTAAGACGCGAGCCCAAAAGGAGGAAGAGGTCAAGGTCAAGGAGGagctgccaattcgacagacACGAAAGCGAGCGGTTCAGCAGGAAACGgagccgccaccgccgccgcctacACCTGAACGCCAGCTCAGATCGCCCAAGAAACTGCCACCACCCCCGACCCCTCAGTCTCAGGCAGCAG CTGCCGGCAAGCAGACAAAGGCCTTGAAACCCACCCCTGTGCAGAGCGAAGATCTCTTCCCGGAAGTGGAAACTGAACCCGAGCCAGAACCAGTTAAGAAACCGGCACCTGCTCCGGAGATTCAGCTAACTCCACCGGAGGTAGTGCCCTTGGAGGCGGTGCCCTCGACCCAGTTGCCGGGAAGCAATGCCGAAGCCGGGAATGCTGTGCCAGCCGGGGAGACATCCCCCAAGAAGACAAACCCAACGCGTCTGTGCAACTTA AACTCCCCACCGGATCGCAAGCAGACCAACAACTCCTCGAGTCCCACGCTGCGGCCCAAACCGACCGGCCACCTGACAGGTCGCGGAGCCCAGCTAATCAATATGATTCGGAATAAGAAACTAGACACTGCCGCCGGCTCGCCCTACGTCGCCATGTCACGTGCATCTCAGCACCAGGGAACACCGGCACGTGTCTTGGATCGGGCCGAACAGGTGTCCACGCCCACCAGCGAGCTAAACGAGCTGACAGGCACCGACTACACTTCTACTCCAATTCAGGCACCGCCGCCCAAGGATCTGCTGGTATTCTCCAAGAGATTACCCTCGCCCTCGGCCAGTCCCTCGGTGAGCATACTGAAGCGCAAGCTGCGCTGCGAGAGCCTGGACGATATGACCTTGGATTCGCCTGCTTTGAAACGCAAGCGAGTGAGCTTCCATGACCCACCCGTGTCCGTGACCAAGGAGTACCTAAGGGACACCGATGAGCAGCGCAGCAGCCTCAAACCCAAGCGTTGCCTGATGATGGAGAAGGTGGCCCAGACCAGTGAGGCACGTCAGGCGCTGAGGAGACGAGGACGCCTGGACAGCATCATTGAGATTGAGCGTTTTGCCAGCGAACAAACGGCCAGGACGGCGACGACGGACAAAAGTTTGGACAAGTCCTCGGGCGAAGCTGCCGAAGAGGATGCCTTTACCAGCTTGAAGTGGAATGACACAACGGTCACGCATAACGCAAGTCACAATGTAGAGCAGACCAAGCACATGGAGATAGAGCCAGAAGTTGAAACAGTTGGCCAGGATCTAGCCGTTCTGGATCCAGAGGCCGCCCTCGATCTGGTGGTGGAGCAGATGCCCCTGGAGACTGTTCTCCAGCGCTACTTTGACAAGGGTGAACTTAAGAACGCCGGCACCGTGGCCAAGTTCCTCTCTACGCAGATGGCGGCCAACGACAAGCTGAAAACGAACGTGCTGGAGACGCTGTCGGAGAATCACTCCAAGGACTTCCTGGACCATGCCGTCCGCGAGAATCTCTCGTCGGTGGTGTGCGACCGCCTCAACCTCAACTCGGTGCTGGACTATGTCTGTGCCAAGTCCAAGATCAGCCAGAGCTGCCGCAGTGGCCTGCTGGCCCAGGTGCCCGAGATCCTCAAGAGCGGTCCCCGCTCTGAAGTCGAGCGCCTGACCTTTGTCCagcagctcctgctgcagTGCAGCCCCGGCGATGACCAGCTGCTCGATCTCATTGACCTGCTGATGCGCACTCGACGCGAGCGGAACAGCAGCTCCACATCTCAGGCCAAGGCGGGTGGACTCGCATCCATGCTGGCCGGCGCCGACAACGTGGCCGAGACAGCGGCAGACTCCTCCTCCAACCTGTGA